A part of Eschrichtius robustus isolate mEscRob2 chromosome 20, mEscRob2.pri, whole genome shotgun sequence genomic DNA contains:
- the LOC137754275 gene encoding protein unc-119 homolog A isoform X7, with product MKVKKGGGGAGTGVEPAPGASGRSLETKPELQAESESGSESEPEAGPGPRPGPLQRKQPIGPEDVLGLQRITGDYLCSPEENIYKIDFVRFKIRDMDSGTVLFEIKKPPASERLPINPRDLDPNAGRFVRYQFTPAFLRLRQVGATVEFTVGDKPVNNFRMIERHYFRNQLLKSFDFHFGFCIPSSKNTCEHIYDFPPLSEELINEMIRHPYETQSDSFYFVDDRLVMHNKADYSYSGTP from the exons ATGAAGGTGAAGAagggcggcggcggggccgggaCGGGGGTGGAGCCCGCTCCAGGGGCCTCGGGCCGGAGCTTGGAGACCAAGCCGGAGCTGCAGGCGGAATCCGAATCCGGGTCCGAGTCGGAGCCGGAGGCAGGCCCGGGGCCCAGGCCGGGGCCGCTGCAGAGGAAGCAGCCGATCGGGCCGGAGGACGTGCTGGGGCTGCAGCGGATCACGGGCG ACTACCTGTGCTCCCCTGAGGAGAATATCTACAAGATTGACTTCGTCAGGTTCAAGATTCGGGACATGGATTCAGGCACTGTTCTCTTTGAAATCAAGAAGCCCCCAGCCTCAG AGCGGTTGCCCATCAACCCACGGGACCTGGACCCCAATGCTGGGCGCTTTGTCCGCTACCAGTTTACGCCTGCCTTCCTCCGCCTGAGGCAGGTGGGAGCCAC CGTGGAGTTCACAGTGGGAGACAAGCCTGTCAACAACTTCCGCATGATTGAGAGGCACTACTTCCGCAACCAGCTGCTCAAAAGCTTTGACTTCCACTTTGGCTTCTGCATCCCCAGCAGCAAGAACACCTGCGAGCACATCTATGATTTCCCCCCTCTCTCTGAGGAGCTGA TCAACGAGATGATCCGTCACCCATATGAAACACAGTCTGACAGCTTCTACTTCGTGGATGACCGGCTGGTGATGCACAACAAAGCAGACTATTCCTACAGCGGGACGCCCTGA
- the LOC137754275 gene encoding protein unc-119 homolog A isoform X8 gives MDSGTVLFEIKKPPASERLPINPRDLDPNAGRFVRYQFTPAFLRLRQVGATVEFTVGDKPVNNFRMIERHYFRNQLLKSFDFHFGFCIPSSKNTCEHIYDFPPLSEELINEMIRHPYETQSDSFYFVDDRLVMHNKADYSYSGTP, from the exons ATGGATTCAGGCACTGTTCTCTTTGAAATCAAGAAGCCCCCAGCCTCAG AGCGGTTGCCCATCAACCCACGGGACCTGGACCCCAATGCTGGGCGCTTTGTCCGCTACCAGTTTACGCCTGCCTTCCTCCGCCTGAGGCAGGTGGGAGCCAC CGTGGAGTTCACAGTGGGAGACAAGCCTGTCAACAACTTCCGCATGATTGAGAGGCACTACTTCCGCAACCAGCTGCTCAAAAGCTTTGACTTCCACTTTGGCTTCTGCATCCCCAGCAGCAAGAACACCTGCGAGCACATCTATGATTTCCCCCCTCTCTCTGAGGAGCTGA TCAACGAGATGATCCGTCACCCATATGAAACACAGTCTGACAGCTTCTACTTCGTGGATGACCGGCTGGTGATGCACAACAAAGCAGACTATTCCTACAGCGGGACGCCCTGA